In Pirellulales bacterium, a genomic segment contains:
- a CDS encoding transposase produces MTSNRRGSSRTCRGAKSSRKGGRPPADDRACWEGILWVLRSSARWRDLPERFKSPSTFGHPGTIIFSLDDMSQSVDRIGPSTREARLTACSYQGDFPAIVEARPKG; encoded by the coding sequence CTGACGAGCAATAGGAGAGGATCAAGCCGCACCTGCCGAGGCGCAAAGTCCAGCCGCAAAGGAGGTCGTCCACCGGCCGATGATCGAGCCTGTTGGGAAGGCATTCTGTGGGTACTGCGTAGCAGCGCTCGCTGGCGTGACTTGCCAGAGCGGTTTAAGTCGCCAAGCACTTTCGGACATCCGGGAACGATCATCTTTAGCCTCGATGACATGAGTCAAAGCGTCGATAGAATCGGCCCTTCGACTAGAGAAGCCAGGCTGACCGCCTGTTCTTATCAGGGGGATTTTCCCGCGATTGTCGAGGCAAGGCCAAAGGGCTGA